Proteins co-encoded in one Arachis stenosperma cultivar V10309 chromosome 7, arast.V10309.gnm1.PFL2, whole genome shotgun sequence genomic window:
- the LOC130939443 gene encoding probable E3 ubiquitin-protein ligase RHY1A: protein MESTVFSLRITPIENQAIPHEFYFDDYFSIILNCTQELIQIIQGSNVEFSSTTTTEAILVPSDILCSCTPLTYLNREDTILLHEIFSSVPASPELLDQILPAIGETARRILSREGCDSNTREIVVNLHVVTRRNIVQDSDIYNDDLCENVPELAQLVNLLERSKIVDQDDDAECAICLEKFGHGNEDSSVEVVRINCSHVFHDRCMLRWLQCCADHQSPYSCPLCRCLISATSHGDDE from the coding sequence ATGGAATCCACCGTTTTTTCGTTGCGAATTACTCCCATTGAAAATCAAGCCATACCACATGAGTTTTATTTCGATGATTATttctccatcattctcaattgCACCCAAGAATTGATCCAAATTATCCAAGGCTCTAATGTTGAATTTTCTTCTACTACAACTACTGAAGCAATCTTGGTTCCCTCAGATATCCTATGTAGTTGTACTCCACTCACATACCTCAACAGAGAAGACACAATCTTATTGCATGAAATCTTCTCTTCAGTGCCTGCATCCCCTGAGTTATTGGACCAAATTTTACCTGCCATAGGCGAAACTGCAAGAAGGATTCTAAGTCGTGAAGGGTGTGACTCCAACACGCGGGAGATTGTTGTGAACCTTCACGTTGTTACCAGGCGCAACATTGTTCAAGATTCTGATATCTATAATGATGATCTCTGTGAAAACGTTCCTGAACTAGCACAACTCGTGAATCTGTTAGAGAGATCCAAAATTGTTGACCAAGATGATGACGCTGAATGCGCTATTTGCTTGGAGAAGTTTGGCCATGGTAACGAAGATTCAAGTGTAGAAGTTGTTCGCATAAATTGCTCGCATGTTTTTCATGATCGTTGCATGCTCCGCTGGCTCCAATGCTGTGCCGACCATCAGTCGCCGTATTCTTGCCCATTGTGCCGCTGCCTCATATCTGCAACTTCACACGGTGACGATGAATAG